The genomic stretch AAGGCGATATCGGAGACACTGGCCGCGGCCGGACATACCATCGTCCGGAAGGACATCGTCAAGGACAATCAGGAACAAATCAGAGCAGCCCTCAGGGGATTGATCGAGGACGCAAACGTCCAGGCGGTCATAATGAACGGTGGCACAGGGGTCTCCTTGAGGGACGTGACGTTAGAGTCTGTTCATGACTTCGAGGAGAAGCAGCTGCCTGGCTTCGGCGAGCTTTTTCGGATGCTGAGCTACGAGGAGATCGGGAGCGCCGCGATCATGTCCAGAGCCGCGGCCTTCGTAACGGAAGGCAAGGTGGTGTTCTGCCTTCCGGGATCAGAGAAGGCCGTGCGGCTGGCAACGACGAAGTTGATAGCCCCTGAACTTGGTCACCTGGTCTGGGAGGCCAGGAGATGAGGCCGATAAAACGGCTCATACAGATGGAGGAGGCGCTCGCTCTCGCGAAGGGTCATGCAGTCCCTATGACAAGGACGGAATCAGTCTCTATGCTCGATGCCGCGGGCAG from Candidatus Thermoplasmatota archaeon encodes the following:
- a CDS encoding MogA/MoaB family molybdenum cofactor biosynthesis protein, giving the protein KAISETLAAAGHTIVRKDIVKDNQEQIRAALRGLIEDANVQAVIMNGGTGVSLRDVTLESVHDFEEKQLPGFGELFRMLSYEEIGSAAIMSRAAAFVTEGKVVFCLPGSEKAVRLATTKLIAPELGHLVWEARR